From Etheostoma cragini isolate CJK2018 chromosome 17, CSU_Ecrag_1.0, whole genome shotgun sequence, one genomic window encodes:
- the zgc:65997 gene encoding C-factor → MSLPVMASPVALIQGGSRGLGFEFCKYILKNKTNAAVIATCRNPDGAAELRGLAGQHPGKLTVLRLDVNREEDIRGAGDRVKESFGQLDLIVNSSAMLHPSGKGETSLREVSAQGIISTLTTNTVGPLLMAKYFAPILQKGGGSFGQQPAEKAKQHSGIIVNITAKVGSIGDNGLGGWYSYRMSKAALNMATRNISIELGRSRPKVVCVSLHPGTVNTDLSRPYHQNVPKDKLFSAEHSVNYLMSIIDTLNIEKTGRAYNWDGTELPW, encoded by the exons ATGTCACTACCTGTCATGGCTTCCCCTGTGGCGCTTATTCAAGGGGGCAGTAGGGGACTGGGCTTTGAATTCTGCAAAtatatcttaaaaaacaaaaccaacgcTGCCGTTATAGCGACATGCCGAAACCCGGATGGGGCAGCCGAGCTGCGGGGCCTGGCAGGCCAACACCCGGGCAAGTTGACGGTCCTAAGGCTGGACGTGAACCGGGAGGAGGACATTCGCGGGGCTGGGGATCGGGTTAAGGAGAGCTTCGGCCAGCTGGATCTGATCGTTAACTCCTCAGCTATGCTTCACCCCTCAGGAAAAGGAGAGACCAGCCTGAGAGAAGTCTCTGCTCAG GGCATCATTTCCACTTTGACAACCAACACAGTGGGTCCCCTGCTCATGGCTAAGTATTTTGCCCCCATCCTTCAGAAGGGTGGCGGTAGTTTCGGTCAGCAGCCTGCAGAGAAAGCCAAGCAGCACAGTGGCATCATCGTCAACATCACCGCCAAAGTGGGATCCATTGGCGACAACG GTCTTGGTGGTTGGTACAGCTACAGAATGTCTAAAGCAGCTCTCAACATGGCTACTAGGAATATTTCAATAGAGCTGGGACGCAGTCGGCCCAAG gTGGTCTGTGTCTCCTTACATCCAGGAACGGTCAACACAGACCTCTCCCGGCCATATCACCAGAACGTGCCAAAAGACAAGTTGTTTAGTGCAGAACACTCTGTGAACTATCT